In Silene latifolia isolate original U9 population chromosome X, ASM4854445v1, whole genome shotgun sequence, the following proteins share a genomic window:
- the LOC141616836 gene encoding protein SET DOMAIN GROUP 40, whose translation MEDEAANLDNFLKWATSLGVSDTPPCSSASSNSCLGYSLSVSYFPDNGGRGMAAVRELKKGELILRVPKSALLTTDSVVQKDHNFALALSTHPCLSSTQVLTVCLLAEMNKGRKSAWYPYLMQLPRSYDTLASFGPFEAKALQVDDAIWLAEKVISKAELEWKEAIGLLEQLNLKPRFLTFKAWLWSSATISSRTLHVPWDAAGCLCPVGDFFNYACPGEELAAIGVSKSYVDDTKDHGLDGEHFSERLTDGGYEEEFAAYCFYAKKNYQKNEQVLLSYGTYTNLELLEHYGFLLNENPNDKVFLPLGHDIHTCHSWPSDSLYIQHDGTPSFALLAALRLWATPPNQRKTVSYLASSGSLLSSENEKKVMRWIISNCRAILRSLPSNIEDDKLTFRAINKAQEAQSIEIPNNVSSVTCMEFRKFTESMAFGNGENEVVLRPWMKVKRYMERWKLAIQWRLRYKQSIRDCISSCSHIIEVNSSKNDAIM comes from the exons ATGGAGGATGAAGCTGCAAATTTAGACAACTTCCTGAAATGGGCAACTTCCCTTGGAGTCTCAGATACACCTCCTTGTTCATCTGCTTCATCTAATTCATGTTTGGGTTACTCTCTTTCAGTCTCCTACTTCCCTGATAATGGCGG GAGAGGTATGGCAGCTGTACGCGAGCTTAAGAAAGGAGAGTTAATTTTGAGAGTACCCAAATCAGCATTGTTGACTACGGATAGTGTTGTGCAAAAAGATCATAACTTTGCTCTTGCTCTTAGTACTCATCCTTGTCTTTCTTCTACACAG GTTTTGACTGTATGTCTATTAGCTGAAATGAACAAAGGGCGGAAGTCTGCTTGGTATCCTTATCTAATGCAATTACCCAGGAGTTATGACACTTTAGCAAGTTTTGGTCCGTTTGAGGCAAAAGCATTGCAA GTAGACGATGCCATCTGGTTAGCGGAGAAGGTTATATCAAAGGCTGAGTTAGAATGGAAGGAAGCTATTGGACTGCTAGAACAACTGAATTTGAAGCCTCGGTTCCTGACTTTCAAGGCGTGGCTTTGGTCTTCTGCAACA ATATCTTCAAGGACATTACACGTACCATGGGATGCTGCTGGTTGCTTGTGCCCTGTGGGTGACTTTTTCAACTATGCCTGTCCTGGAGAAGAATTAGCTGCCATTGGAGTTTCCAAGAGTTATGTTGATGACACAAAGGATCACGGTTTAGACGGTGAGCATTTTTCAGAGAGGTTAACTGATGGTGGTTATGAAGAAGAGTTTGCTGCTTATTGCTTTTATGCCAAGAAAAACTATCAAAAGAATGAGCAG GTTTTGTTAAGCTATGGGACATACACAAACTTGGAGCTTCTTGAACATTATGGCTTCCTTCTGAACGAAAATCCAAATGACAAAGTCTTCCTTCCATTAGGACATGACATACATACCTGCCATTCATGGCCTTCAGATTCACTCTACATCCAACACGATGGAACACCTTCATTCGCACTACTCGCTGCATTACGATTGTGGGCCACTCCTCCAAACCAGCGGAAAACCGTCTCTTACCTCGCCTCGTCAGGGTCCCTGCTATCTTCTGAGAACGAGAAAAAAGTTATGAGGTGGATTATATCAAATTGCCGGGCTATTCTTAGAAGTCTTCCCTCAAACATAGAGGACGATAAGTTAACATTCCGTGCAATCAACAAGGCTCAAGAAGCTCAGTCCATTGAGATTCCCAACAATGTATCTTCTGTAACTTGTATGGAGTTTCGGAAATTTACAGAATCAATGGCTTTCGGAAATGGAGAAAACGAAGTTGTGCTGCGTCCTTGGATGAAGGTGAAGAGGTATATGGAAAGATGGAAATTGGCCATTCAGTGGAGGCTTAGGTACAAGCAAAGTATTCGTGATTGTATATCATCTTGCTCCCATATTATTGAGGTCAATTCCTCGAAAAATGACGCAATAATGTAG
- the LOC141616837 gene encoding protein REVEILLE 1-like isoform X3, which translates to MDGGKTSGDQSNSFLSTENTMSMDVCVQSAMEEGQIPKIRKPYTITKQRERWTEEEHEKFLEALKLHGRAWRKIEEHIGSKTAVQIRSHAQKFFSKVVRETSNSNTSSTEPIEIPPPRPKRKPSHPYPRKLVLPPKKENPMDPLERSVSLNSSIYEERNQSPTSVLSAVASDTLATEDSGTPNGSQSPISSAADLVPSDDTSKDDVQVPASVPNESISAKKLDLFPNMDSVDKPEAGAIKVLKLFGKDVVVPSDPSEASMGLSKSLSSDMGEDVDTAMQTAENPWNCRSLYYVDGSGNQVEKPTPLPWWVFFRGLAVPPSELHVENALKKEESPREGSCAGSSSESTNDLDGESQLEDQYMENKPILPVKRPNTDKSNKGFVPYKRCFSERDMQSSTVSINDEESRRIRLCL; encoded by the exons ATGGACGGG GGGAAAACTAGTGGTGATCAATCAAACTCATTTCTCTCGACCGAGAACACTATGTCAATGGATGTCTGTGTGCAATCGGCTATGGAGGAAGGCCAGATTCCCAAG ATTCGAAAGCCCTATACCATCACAaagcagagggaaagatggacAGAAGAAGAGCATGAGAAATTTCTTGAAGCCTTAAAGTTACATGGCCGAGCTTGGAGAAAGATAGAGG AGCATATTGGGAGTAAGACGGCAGTCCAGATCCGTAGTCATGCACAAAAATTCTTTTCTAAG GTTGTTCGTGAGACAAGTAACAGCAACACAAGCTCGACTGAGCCCATTGAAATACCGCCACCTCGTCCTAAGAGGAAACCGTCACACCCATATCCTAGGAAGCTTGTGCTTCCTCCCAAAAAGGAAAATCCTATGGATCCGCTAGAAAGATCTGTATCTCTGAATTCCTCAATCTACGAGGAAAGAAATCAGTCTCCTACTTCGGTCTTGTCCGCTGTGGCTTCAGATACTCTAGCAACTGAAGACTCGGGAACACCTAATGGCAGCCAATCCCCAATATCTTCTGCTGCTGATCTAGTGCCATCGGATGACACATCTAAAGATGACGTGCAGGTGCCTGCATCAGTTCCCAATGAGAGCATTTCCGCG AAGAAGTTGGACCTCTTCCCAAATATGGATTCAGTTGATAAGCCAGAAGCAGGTGCTATTAAGGTCTTGAAATTATTCGGCAAGGATGTGGTTGTCCCAAGTGATCCTTCTGAAGCATCTATGGGCCTGAGCAAATCGCTTTCTTCAGATATGGGGGAAGACGTAGATACTGCTATGCAAACTGCCGAAAATCCATGGAATTGTCGATCATTATACTATGTGGATGGAAGCGGAAACCAGGTGGAAAAACCCACTCCACTTCCATGGTGGGTTTTCTTTAGGGGATTGGCAGTTCCTCCATCTGAATTACATGTGGAAAACGCTCTGAAGAAGGAAGAGAGTCCAAGAGAGGGTTCATGTGCAGGTTCAAGTAGCGAATCAACCAATGACTTGGATGGCGAGAGTCAATTAGAGGACCAATACATGGAGAATAAACCAATTTTGCCTGTGAAAAGACCAAATACAGACAAATCCAACAAGGGGTTTGTTCCCTATAAACGATGCTTCTCAGAAAGAGACATGCAGTCATCAACTGTGAGCATCAACGACGAAGAAAGTCGAAGAATTCGACTTTGCTTGTAG
- the LOC141616837 gene encoding protein REVEILLE 1-like isoform X1, translating to MSSSAPFVPLISLVKGKTSGDQSNSFLSTENTMSMDVCVQSAMEEGQIPKIRKPYTITKQRERWTEEEHEKFLEALKLHGRAWRKIEEHIGSKTAVQIRSHAQKFFSKVVRETSNSNTSSTEPIEIPPPRPKRKPSHPYPRKLVLPPKKENPMDPLERSVSLNSSIYEERNQSPTSVLSAVASDTLATEDSGTPNGSQSPISSAADLVPSDDTSKDDVQVPASVPNESISAKKLDLFPNMDSVDKPEAGAIKVLKLFGKDVVVPSDPSEASMGLSKSLSSDMGEDVDTAMQTAENPWNCRSLYYVDGSGNQVEKPTPLPWWVFFRGLAVPPSELHVENALKKEESPREGSCAGSSSESTNDLDGESQLEDQYMENKPILPVKRPNTDKSNKGFVPYKRCFSERDMQSSTVSINDEESRRIRLCL from the exons ATGAGTTCTAGTGCTCCCTTCGTCCCACTCATTAGTTTAGTTAAG GGGAAAACTAGTGGTGATCAATCAAACTCATTTCTCTCGACCGAGAACACTATGTCAATGGATGTCTGTGTGCAATCGGCTATGGAGGAAGGCCAGATTCCCAAG ATTCGAAAGCCCTATACCATCACAaagcagagggaaagatggacAGAAGAAGAGCATGAGAAATTTCTTGAAGCCTTAAAGTTACATGGCCGAGCTTGGAGAAAGATAGAGG AGCATATTGGGAGTAAGACGGCAGTCCAGATCCGTAGTCATGCACAAAAATTCTTTTCTAAG GTTGTTCGTGAGACAAGTAACAGCAACACAAGCTCGACTGAGCCCATTGAAATACCGCCACCTCGTCCTAAGAGGAAACCGTCACACCCATATCCTAGGAAGCTTGTGCTTCCTCCCAAAAAGGAAAATCCTATGGATCCGCTAGAAAGATCTGTATCTCTGAATTCCTCAATCTACGAGGAAAGAAATCAGTCTCCTACTTCGGTCTTGTCCGCTGTGGCTTCAGATACTCTAGCAACTGAAGACTCGGGAACACCTAATGGCAGCCAATCCCCAATATCTTCTGCTGCTGATCTAGTGCCATCGGATGACACATCTAAAGATGACGTGCAGGTGCCTGCATCAGTTCCCAATGAGAGCATTTCCGCG AAGAAGTTGGACCTCTTCCCAAATATGGATTCAGTTGATAAGCCAGAAGCAGGTGCTATTAAGGTCTTGAAATTATTCGGCAAGGATGTGGTTGTCCCAAGTGATCCTTCTGAAGCATCTATGGGCCTGAGCAAATCGCTTTCTTCAGATATGGGGGAAGACGTAGATACTGCTATGCAAACTGCCGAAAATCCATGGAATTGTCGATCATTATACTATGTGGATGGAAGCGGAAACCAGGTGGAAAAACCCACTCCACTTCCATGGTGGGTTTTCTTTAGGGGATTGGCAGTTCCTCCATCTGAATTACATGTGGAAAACGCTCTGAAGAAGGAAGAGAGTCCAAGAGAGGGTTCATGTGCAGGTTCAAGTAGCGAATCAACCAATGACTTGGATGGCGAGAGTCAATTAGAGGACCAATACATGGAGAATAAACCAATTTTGCCTGTGAAAAGACCAAATACAGACAAATCCAACAAGGGGTTTGTTCCCTATAAACGATGCTTCTCAGAAAGAGACATGCAGTCATCAACTGTGAGCATCAACGACGAAGAAAGTCGAAGAATTCGACTTTGCTTGTAG
- the LOC141616837 gene encoding protein REVEILLE 1-like isoform X2, translated as MLDQGKTSGDQSNSFLSTENTMSMDVCVQSAMEEGQIPKIRKPYTITKQRERWTEEEHEKFLEALKLHGRAWRKIEEHIGSKTAVQIRSHAQKFFSKVVRETSNSNTSSTEPIEIPPPRPKRKPSHPYPRKLVLPPKKENPMDPLERSVSLNSSIYEERNQSPTSVLSAVASDTLATEDSGTPNGSQSPISSAADLVPSDDTSKDDVQVPASVPNESISAKKLDLFPNMDSVDKPEAGAIKVLKLFGKDVVVPSDPSEASMGLSKSLSSDMGEDVDTAMQTAENPWNCRSLYYVDGSGNQVEKPTPLPWWVFFRGLAVPPSELHVENALKKEESPREGSCAGSSSESTNDLDGESQLEDQYMENKPILPVKRPNTDKSNKGFVPYKRCFSERDMQSSTVSINDEESRRIRLCL; from the exons ATGCTTGACCAA GGGAAAACTAGTGGTGATCAATCAAACTCATTTCTCTCGACCGAGAACACTATGTCAATGGATGTCTGTGTGCAATCGGCTATGGAGGAAGGCCAGATTCCCAAG ATTCGAAAGCCCTATACCATCACAaagcagagggaaagatggacAGAAGAAGAGCATGAGAAATTTCTTGAAGCCTTAAAGTTACATGGCCGAGCTTGGAGAAAGATAGAGG AGCATATTGGGAGTAAGACGGCAGTCCAGATCCGTAGTCATGCACAAAAATTCTTTTCTAAG GTTGTTCGTGAGACAAGTAACAGCAACACAAGCTCGACTGAGCCCATTGAAATACCGCCACCTCGTCCTAAGAGGAAACCGTCACACCCATATCCTAGGAAGCTTGTGCTTCCTCCCAAAAAGGAAAATCCTATGGATCCGCTAGAAAGATCTGTATCTCTGAATTCCTCAATCTACGAGGAAAGAAATCAGTCTCCTACTTCGGTCTTGTCCGCTGTGGCTTCAGATACTCTAGCAACTGAAGACTCGGGAACACCTAATGGCAGCCAATCCCCAATATCTTCTGCTGCTGATCTAGTGCCATCGGATGACACATCTAAAGATGACGTGCAGGTGCCTGCATCAGTTCCCAATGAGAGCATTTCCGCG AAGAAGTTGGACCTCTTCCCAAATATGGATTCAGTTGATAAGCCAGAAGCAGGTGCTATTAAGGTCTTGAAATTATTCGGCAAGGATGTGGTTGTCCCAAGTGATCCTTCTGAAGCATCTATGGGCCTGAGCAAATCGCTTTCTTCAGATATGGGGGAAGACGTAGATACTGCTATGCAAACTGCCGAAAATCCATGGAATTGTCGATCATTATACTATGTGGATGGAAGCGGAAACCAGGTGGAAAAACCCACTCCACTTCCATGGTGGGTTTTCTTTAGGGGATTGGCAGTTCCTCCATCTGAATTACATGTGGAAAACGCTCTGAAGAAGGAAGAGAGTCCAAGAGAGGGTTCATGTGCAGGTTCAAGTAGCGAATCAACCAATGACTTGGATGGCGAGAGTCAATTAGAGGACCAATACATGGAGAATAAACCAATTTTGCCTGTGAAAAGACCAAATACAGACAAATCCAACAAGGGGTTTGTTCCCTATAAACGATGCTTCTCAGAAAGAGACATGCAGTCATCAACTGTGAGCATCAACGACGAAGAAAGTCGAAGAATTCGACTTTGCTTGTAG